The nucleotide window AACAAAATTTAGTTGCCGCAAAACTAAATGGCAACTATGATAGAACACGAAATTAGGACTAAGTAATAAAAGGTTAAAAAAAGAATGGAAAGAAATAGAGTGTAGGAACCATACCCGAAATGAAAGAGGCGTCCTCGAAACAGGCTTGCAACCTGCTATATTAATATAGCAACCACACGATACAACCAACAAGAATGCTGGGGCTGCAACAGAACCATGCCcaaaagaaaagagagagaaaataAAGAGAAACAAATACCAACAACGACAAATCAATGAAACTATAATATGACCCGCAAAGTTGGGCCATCCGGAGTTGTCAAACCACGCACATAGCACTCTGAAGCTCCGCGTACCAAGCAACACCATCAAGAAGGAAAGCGGCAACGACGCTGCTGCTGCCCGGACTGGTCCTAGGGCTACCCCCTGtgcgcggaggaagtggggagggGGTACACCCGACGCCCTTCAGGAAGAAACGACAGCACCCACAGGCGTCACCGTGGTGGTGCCGAATGAGCCGGCAGGGACTTCTCCCAACTCCCACCATTGCAAGGTCTGCAAGACGGAAAAGGCTAGCGCAGCTGGAATCGGGGGCGGCAGCGCCAGGCCAAGCGGGAGGGAGCatcctccaccgccgccgcggtAGCCGACCAGACACGGCATCAGGGACACACCTGGCCCCGTCGGGCCTGCAAAGCCCccgccgccagcgtggccaccacCCTGCACCAGCCAGCTCACCACCTTCCCTTCCATGGAGCTCCGTCGCCATGCCCAAACCAGCTGGCCTGCCCCGACCCAGATGGGGCCCAAAGGGGCTCAGATCTGGCCGAGTGGGCGCCGCCGGCTTGCCGCGCTCCGCCGTGTCGCCCCGCTGCCCTGCACGCCTCCCGGATCTCGCCGGGACGAGAGGCCCCCGATATCCTCTCCTAGCACATGGGGAAGGTCAATCCCGACGCCAGCCGCGAAAagtttttcatttttttaatttgaaaATAACATTTTAAAAAAATATCTTAAAACAATCTCAGATCGTTTAAAGTCTTAGCTCGAAATACATTATATTTGGGGCTACACAGATATGACAAAAAAATGTCAGATTTTGTCATTTTCGTGTAGCCTAAAATGTAAAATATTTCTGGTTGAGATTTTGCACGTTGGTACAGTAGAATATTACATAGTACATCTATGTAGTTTTTTCAGATTGTTTTGAATCTTCAAAATGCTGTTTTTGGATACAGGCTCCAAGGAACTTGGACAGTTTGATACCTACCTAATAATATAATAAGGGTGTAACTTCGACAATTTGAAAAACGGGCAAGGAGATTCGATAAGCCATGAATGAGTTCGAATATTCTAAATTTTGTTGCCCTCTGGTCGAGTTAAATACCCTGTGTTACATTGTTCAGTTTTATTGCAATGCGCTGAGGTCAAATTTATTTTTACATGCATTGGATTGGTTACATTCACAGGGAGAAAATACAGCGTTCCTGGCATGGTTCTTATAATTGGGCTGGCTGCTCTAGCAGCCGCAAACCTTATCGCTATCTTCTTCATCTGGAGGAGGAGGCAACGGCCAGCGGTACAAGTGAAGCAACCATGTATATATATCGTCTCCTCTCCAATGAACACGATAAATTTTTCACTTAAATATGCAAACTGATAGTGTTTTCGTTCAGCAGACCCCAGCCGTTACTCCAGGGAGACCGAGGACAGCGAGAGTGTAGACTCGATGCTGATGGACATTTCAACTCTGCGAGCCGCGACCGGAGACTTTGCGGAGAACAACAAGCTCGGCGAAGGCGGGTTTGGCGCAGTGTACATGGTTGAAGAAACTGCAAACCATAATCACACCGTAGGGGCTTCCCCTACGCCCCTACGGTACAGTTGTCAAAAAATATGTTTTACATGCAGCAGAACAGCACAACTTACGTTTGGCCCAATTTGGTGCGCGTAGGGTACTCTTCCAGACGGCGAAGAGATCGCGGTGAAGAGGCTGTCCAAGGGCTCCACGCAAGGAGTGGATGAGCTGATGAACGAGCTCGCCCTGGTCGCAAAGCTCAAGCATAAGAATCTTGTCAGGCTTGTGGGCGTCTGCCTGGAGCAGCAGGAGCGGCTACTCGTCTATGAGTTTGTCCCCAACAGGAGCCTCGACCAGATCCTATTCATAGGTAATGTTTTGATCGATCAGAAACAAAGAATTGCAACCCAGATACACACACTTTCTAAACAATCTGAGCGAACATCAGACGTTGAGAAGAAACGAGAGCAGCTTGACTGGGGACAGAGGCTAAGGATCATACGCGGGATCGCCCGAGGCCTGCAATACCTCCATGAGGACTCCCAGCTCAAAGTAGTCCATCGTGATCTCAAAGCCAGCAACGTCCTTCTCGATGTCGACATGAACCCCAAGATATCGGACTTTGGCCTCGCCAGGCTCTTCGAGCGAGGCCAGACGCAGGGCATCACCAACCGTGTCATCGGCACATAGTAAGTACAGTACTACAAGTGTTCATTTCTTTTATAGCTGAAGGGCGACTAATGTCGGAAAATTGAGGGTAATTATCAATTCATGACTACTGACGTTGTTTCAGCGGATACATGGCACCGGAGTACATGATGCGCGGGAAGTACTCTGTGAAATCGGATGTGTTCAGCTTCGGGGTCATGGTTCTAGAGATCGTGACGGGGAGGAAGAACAATGACACCACGCAATCTGACGATCTCTTGACCATGGTATGCTCCATTGCTAGGCGATATCTCAAGAAGTACTACCACAGTGCAGCTTGGATTATGGTTTAACTGCAAATTAATCCTGCATACGTCCAGATATGGGAGCATTGGACGTCCGGAACGGTGTTGGAGAGGATGGACCAAAGCATGGACAACAGCTTCTCAGAGAGCGATGTGATGAGGTGCATCCAGGTTGGGCTCCTGTGCGTCCAGGAGAACCCGGTGGACCGGCCGGTGATGTCGGAGGTGGGCATGATGCTTGAAAGTGACATGGTTTCTCTCGGTCCCCCATCAAAGCCGGCCTCCGGAAAGGGTTTTGGTATGACGCCCACCATTCGAATGAGTGATGGTCCCCAAGATCAGCCTATTTACTGAGCCATAAATTCTCCTTCATGTATTTCCTACGCAACAAAAGTGCCTTTTGGTCTTAAGCTCTCTTTTCTTGATCCTATTATATCTCCTCTTTCCCTGTACCCTTTAACTTCTAATAAGAACATATGATATTCTTGCCTTCTAGCTTCTCCTCTTGTACTTCTTACATAGTATCCCCCCAAGCTTGTTCTTGTGGATTTTGGTGAACTTGCTTCTTGTggatacactactagggaaaacttAATACACAGAATAGCAGTAGTGCTTGTTAAAAAAGCGCGCTAGTGctacatagcagtagcgcgtgcagGATAACAGCGCTACAGATACatatatagcagtagcgcgtctagAGGTAAAAGCGCTAGTACTAAATTTCCCACTACtaagccgataggctacacatagtagtagcggtCTTATAGAAACAGCGCTACCGCTAATATTGCTATAGCAGCGCGTTTACGTGTAAACACACTACTGCAAACGAatataaaataaaatgaaaagcaaataaaaaagtaaatgaaaatgaaagaaatagaacaAGGAGAAAGGAAAacataaaatgtaaagaaaaataaatgaaaaagaaaaaaaagaaaaggatagcagtagcgcatttagttaaacgcgctatagctaacttagctatagcgtgTTTTCAGTAACGGGCAAAGAACGTAGGAGATATCCCGGATCACCGACTTCGAGCCgagttctatcacatccagcATGAATTTTCCCAAGTCATCGTGAAGGAGGCCCTCGACAAAACAGGTATGTTCTACGAGGATGggcaaatgtcgcgggaagaagTCCGAACACAAGTAGCcgctcagcgtctcgacctgaagcctttcattaagctcggggactatctccctgacttggttggatggaacgacatgttggagtgattgtcgatactTTCTGAATGAcgaaactttgagttatgcacgatgaaactttgtttgtgatgtaattaaaccgtcctcctcaactagcgaagatcactctggttagggcattttgggtacgatgaactttgttatttatgcttatgatatgttgcttctatttttgccaagtctgtctatTTTTGTTGCTCAACTATGTATGTTGCATATCATCAACTCATGTGAcaatgcaggtgcatagatcatcgaTGACGAAGAAGTGCAACGCTAGGAGTATACGAcgagtggccggagtgtcaggccccaggtgtaccggttttcggtttccgagcgacagccagtagttagtttaggttcacggtaatgcgagagagggatacgaactcatgtatTGCATAGTTCCgatctcactcatagtgatagctcttttTGCGTATATCATTGTTCAGAAGGATGAGgatgtagttgcaagtaatcgagatCTGTATccctattttcgagatgatgacgtgagaccactttgtgttggatgatgattatgatgatgacatgatttgatgctatggttacatttgtatgtgtatgatatgctaaaggtTCTagtataaagcctgttcaaatacaaaacaaatatgcagaaaaaaacaaaaataaaataaaattaacagtagcgagtggagaaaagtttgCCGCAGCGTGCCACTAGCAGTAGCGCGGTCTAATAAAGAGCGCtagagctattagcagtagcgcgcttcCATATTGCTCACTGCTGCTACGcttgtatagcagtagcgcgggcagACACGCGCTGCTGCTACAGGTTAGCTGTAGCgctgtatcagtagcgcgggacaccgcgctactgctatacctaAAAGTCGCGCTGctactaggcttttccctagtagtgatagtCTCTTCCTCCTAGTTGTTCTCGTAACAATGTTCTTGGTGTCATGCTTGAGCATCGGCTGATTGATCCTTTAAGCAGTGTTTAGATGTTCCTTGTGCTGCCACCTTTGTCGGATTTCGGGCTCCGCAAAACCCTTAAGATTCGAACACAGGGGCGCGACGAAGATCTCTCCCACTACACGTCTACCTAGCTCCACGCTCTTCTCCTGGTGATGGGAATGGGATGCAAGCAAGCAAAcaaacaagtagaatacacaagagtttacccaggttcaggccaccttgaGGTGTAAAACCATActtcctgctttggtggattggcTTCGCGAGGGCACGAGTATGAACAAGTACAGTGGTTTCTTGAGCTCAGGAGGCGAGCCCAAGAAGGATGAGGAGGTTGGTGTTCTTGCTCCTTTGCTTTGCTAAGTGCTAATGGGTTGGTCCTCTCCCCTCCTATGCTAGGAACCCTAGCTACTTATATAGACGGCCAGGGTCCTCTTCCCCTgaaatgtttaggcgggaagggaatcccacaacggccatttgagcgggaacacaaggacgctcctatcctgacaaaaggtggtcttcgcctgcaaagagGGCAGGCGGTGACGCGGTGGTGGGCTCGACGATGACATCCTTCCTGCCGTCCTTGCGGTCTTCGGTCTTGTTGCGCCAAAGGGGAAACCTTTGTCTCGCCCCTCGGGAACCTGCGCCTGTGCGGTCTCctttgcaccgatatggaaactgcgcgcgctggcgcccgctgGCACGGTtcttcatggcttgcgtcactACCTCCTCCTGAGGCAGCCCTTACCTTGAGATCTCCGCCCTCCCGAAGCAGCCTAGCTGAGGCCACTCTCGGGAGAGGTCTTGGTCACCCCTCTGGAGCAGTCTAGGTGAGGCCGCTCCCTGAGGAGGTCTTGGTCGTTCTCCTTGCTAGGGCTGgcccccctcgcgagggtcttgagcagCTGGTCGATCAGCCGGGCCTTACCGGGCCGTGCTAGGAATGCGACGTGGGCCGCAGACatgcaagtctgggtaccctggttcccagtacgccgacagtagcccccgggcccaaggcgcgtgCGGATTTGGCTTCTGGGCGAAGCCTAGTCGAGGatgaagcaccgcgggccccaaagaCCGCGGGCCAGGCTGGCGCTTGACAGTTGGATTGGACGTGGCGCCCCCACTTCCCACGCAGCCTTGGCAATCGTGTGATTTGACCATTGCGCAGACGATAAGCGGCTCCTTCGCCGCCGTCCCCGTCTTTCTTCCTCCCCAtcgccttcttcttctccttgcttCCTTTGCCTCCTGCCCTCGCCGCCATGCGCCGGGCAAGGAAGAGAGTAATCGATGCGgctgcgccgccgccaccgccgggcCACGAGCCGGCGCTGGGCAGCTCCTCGGTGGTGAACCAAGAGGGCATGGACAAGGTCCGCCAAGCCCTGGCTGATGAATCCAACGAGTGGGGACCAACCAAGGCCTGGCCTGCCTCCCGGCTGGTGATGGTGATGAACGCCACCGACATGCAGCTTCATCTCCATGCCATCTTCGCTGGTCTTGTCCCTCCTTTTTCCGAGTTCTTTAATGCGGTGCTCACGCACTACCAGGTCTTGGCGTTGCATCTGGATCCGAGGTCCATCATCCTCCTCTCCGGCTTCGCGTTCCTGTGCGAAGTCTTCATTGGCATTCCCCCATCCGTGGCCTTGCTTCGCCACTTCTTCGCCCTCTATTTGGTTGATGGGGGGCAGCGCTCGGGATGTGTGTCGCTGTGCGCGGTAGAGGCAACCGcagcctctgggattgacttcacgCTCCGCCCGGCCACGGCGGGGTTCCGTCGACAATGGGTGTATGTCGATGCTACTACACATATCCCTCTGCTTGAGCTTCCTCGCGCTTGCGGAGCCGAGCTCGGGATGGGGGCACGAGGCCCTCTCGGACCCACGGGCAGCGAGTCTGGCGCCGCCTGGCCAGCCTGAGGGAGAGCAGGCTGACCCTGGGGATGGTGGTGAGGGACTTCCTCGCCGTGCGCATCGCCCCGCTCCAGCGTCACTCTCGGCTGATGTGGACCCTCTCCAAGTGGGGGGACCCGATGTGCCTGCAACGGAAACCGCTTCCTCCCGAGACGCTTCGTAAAATGTTGCTGTTGCTCATTGGAGGAGTGCCCGGGGTGTGCTCCGCCTACGCGACTCCTTTGTGCCTGGCTCCCGTGTCCGGGAAGGCTTATGCTAAGAAGATGCCCCGCTTCGACGCGTGGGGGCTGCTACCGGAGGACGTCTCCGGACCTCGCGACAACCCTCTGGAGGTGGTGCCAGGGCTCACGAGCCCGTCATTTCTCCTGGCGACAAGTGCGCCCGGTGGCGCTCCTGATGCCCGGTCCGTGCCGTCCCCTGACCGGGCAGGTGAGGCGCGGGTGTCCCCAGCACGGGAAGCTGAAGGTGTGGGGGCACGACCGGTACCAGAGGTAGGAGACAGCGGGGACGCGATGTCCCCCGAGGTTGCTGAAGGGGAGGCCCAGCGTCCTGCCTCCAAGGTAGATGCGGGCGAAGGGCGTCAGCCGGTCTTCGAGGTTGCGGGGGACACCGATGACGGGGGCTGCCCAGCCCCCGAAGCCGCGACCAGCATCGCCAAGGGGGTCGCCGACACTCATCACGATCATGCCCCCGCACAGGACGCGTCAACTCCTCGCAGCCCCCTGTTGTCCCTCGCGGAGCTAAGCAGGAGGCGGAAGATGCGGAGTAGGTGTGGCCCAGCCCCCAGGGCTCTGAAGAGGACGAAGCGGGCGATGCTGAGCAGGTATGTGCTCTTAGTTTTCTTGAGCCCTTTTGGTGAGGCCTTCCTGATTCCTTGCTCGTCAGGGCCCCCTCCACGGCGACCGCGAGCCCACCTCGGGGCCGTTCTGCAGGGCCCGTAGATATCTCTGACAGTGCCCGCCCTTCGGATCACGCCAAGCCCTCGGCGGAGCTTGTGCCGGGACTTTCGTTTGTGGACCGCGCTCCCAGCCCCCGAGTGCCCCTGGGGCAGGGCTGCCTCTGGCCCCCTGGGACTTGTCTTCATTGTGGACCAGCAGGCCCTCGGGGCGACCCCAGATGCTACCCGCCTGCCTGGCCTGCGTCTTCCCTTCTCGTTGTAGGCGCCCTCTGCTCCTGAGGCAAGCCCCCGGGCCCGTGCTGAGGGCGTGGAAGAACCTCCTCTGGACGGCCCGGATGTTGTAGATGGGCCCAGTCATTTTCTGGGTCCTGCACAGCGTTGGAGCGTGGTCCACCAGGGCCTGCTGCGGGAGGCGTCGGATGTCTTGAGGCGCCTCGGCGATGAGGTCGCCGAGGTGGACAAACACGTTGGAGCTGAGGACATGTGCCTCTCGGAGGAGTGGCGGAAGCTGAAGACTGCTGTCAACCTGAGCCGGCAGCAGCATGAGGCCGTCTTGGAGAAAGCGGAGGCGTCCCTGGCCGCCGCTTACGAAGCGCGAGACCGTGCTTTGGAGGAAGCCCGAGACGCCGATCGCCGCCGGGTGGCGGAAGAGGATCGTGAACGCAAGCTCGAAGCCTCGAACGCGGCCCTCGAGCGCCAAGTGCGAGCTCAGATGGACGCCCTTGTCGTGGCCACGGCTGGTGACGGCCCCGTTGGCCTCTTGGCGCAGGAGGAGGCGCTGACTCTCGAAGCGATGGAGCTGGGCATGGAGCGCGAGCGCCTAGAGACGATGGAGCGCCAAGTAGACGTGGCCGAGGTCGAGCTGGACGGTCGAGAGGCCAAGGCCGCCCTGGAGATCCAGGTTTTACAGGAAGACTATCGCGGGAAGCTGGAGCTCCATGATACTCGCTTCGTCGAGAAAGGCAACGAGCTAAAGAAGAAGATCGCCGCCCTTGAGGAGCAGTTGGCGGGCTCCAAGCGTCGTCTGCAGGCGTCGGAGACGGCTCGCTCCGCCTCTGAACATCGCGCACGGGCGTCGAAGGAGGCTTGCGCGGCGGCCGAGCGCCGCGAACAAGCGTCCGAGAAGGCCCGCGCCGCCGCGAGGGCGGAGTTGTCCCGCTTTTACCAGCGGGTGGAGGACATCTCTGCCTCCGCAGCCCTGAGCCCTGCTGAAGCCGCCCATGCTCAAGGGATGCGAAGGGTCCGCTCGGAGATGCTCACAACCCTGGGGAACAGGATCAACGGAGCCTTGCGTGAGCTCCTTGGTTCAGGGGTCGACGATTCCCTGACGGCTGATGACGCCTACTACCTGAAGTTCTTCAACGAAGTGGTTGATCGTCTTGAGGGCCAGGTCACGACGGCGCGGCAGCTTGTCGAGGAGCAAAGTCACTACGCTCTCCGGCACGCGGTCACGCGCATCTTCAGGAATCTACTTCGCCTTGAGCCGCGCTCCAACTTCAGGGCCCTGCTGGAGCCGATGCCCAATGTGGTTGCTGGCGATGTGGAAGCGTGGGTGAGTGACCACGTGGAGGTGTTGGTGACGGAGCTTGTTCCGGCGGCtgaacactacaagaaatatgtcaacttgtgaccctcAGTATTGGTCTCTGACAGGTCATTTTTTTTCATTTGCGACTTTTTTTAACCAAAAACAaacaaaagctggcggtcgtaaactgaaattaacgcagagaaggtcgtagacgtttacgaccaaaatagaaggtcgttgaacccatgaccttctgttttggtcactggctctctgcccaggccacgtcggatccgacgtggccactgttggggaacgtagcataaattcaaaattttcctacgtg belongs to Triticum urartu cultivar G1812 chromosome 7, Tu2.1, whole genome shotgun sequence and includes:
- the LOC125525066 gene encoding cysteine-rich receptor-like protein kinase 6 isoform X4, whose amino-acid sequence is MHLRLHSTHTIISTHTHRETGMAVMFVAIVALLVVAPRAAGYPWPVCGSTGSFAANDSTYLASINSMAATLPRNASTSPGLYATAHAGQVWALALCRGDANATSCSGCLAQGFQDLPSACAYSKEATMYYDTCFLHYSNLQLSASDDTAFSSAFYLPYSANATDEPARFDRVVAALLNATADYAAYNSSGSRPYASGVVSLDQEFPEMYSWAQCTPDLTRARCRDCLVSTIQAMGRPLYSVGARVLGIRCGIRYESRPFLDGPVTVRVEADSGAPAPAPTPPLTPAPAPAPALVPSAVTPLAAVGEGRKYSVPGMVLIIGLAALAAANLIAIFFIWRRRQRPAVQVKQPYPSRYSRETEDSESVDSMLMDISTLRAATGDFAENNKLGEGGFGAVYMGTLPDGEEIAVKRLSKGSTQGVDELMNELALVAKLKHKNLVRLVGVCLEQQERLLVYEFVPNRSLDQILFIDVEKKREQLDWGQRLRIIRGIARGLQYLHEDSQLKVVHRDLKASNVLLDVDMNPKISDFGLARLFERGQTQGITNRVIGTYGYMAPEYMMRGKYSVKSDVFSFGVMVLEIVTGRKNNDTTQSDDLLTMIWEHWTSGTVLERMDQSMDNSFSESDVMRCIQVGLLCVQENPVDRPVMSEVGMMLESDMVSLGPPSKPASGKGFGMTPTIRMSDGPQDQPIY
- the LOC125525066 gene encoding cysteine-rich receptor-like protein kinase 6 isoform X3, coding for MHLRLHSTHTIISTHTHRETGMAVMFVAIVALLVVAPRAAGYPWPVCGSTGSFAANDSTYLASINSMAATLPRNASTSPGLYATAHAGQVWALALCRGDANATSCSGCLAQGFQDLPSACAYSKEATMYYDTCFLHYSNLQLSASDDTAFSSAFYLPYSANATDEPARFDRVVAALLNATADYAAYNSSGSRPYASGVVSLDQEFPEMYSWAQCTPDLTRARCRDCLVSTIQAMGRPLYSVGARVLGIRCGIRYESRPFLDGPVTVRVEADSGAPAPAPTPPLTPAPAPAPALVPSAVTPLAAVGEGRKYSVPGMVLIIGLAALAAANLIAIFFIWRRRQRPAVQVKQPSDPSRYSRETEDSESVDSMLMDISTLRAATGDFAENNKLGEGGFGAVYMGTLPDGEEIAVKRLSKGSTQGVDELMNELALVAKLKHKNLVRLVGVCLEQQERLLVYEFVPNRSLDQILFIDVEKKREQLDWGQRLRIIRGIARGLQYLHEDSQLKVVHRDLKASNVLLDVDMNPKISDFGLARLFERGQTQGITNRVIGTYGYMAPEYMMRGKYSVKSDVFSFGVMVLEIVTGRKNNDTTQSDDLLTMIWEHWTSGTVLERMDQSMDNSFSESDVMRCIQVGLLCVQENPVDRPVMSEVGMMLESDMVSLGPPSKPASGKGFGMTPTIRMSDGPQDQPIY
- the LOC125525066 gene encoding cysteine-rich receptor-like protein kinase 10 isoform X2, with product MHLRLHSTHTIISTHTHRETGMAVMFVAIVALLVVAPRAAGYPWPVCGSTGSFAANDSTYLASINSMAATLPRNASTSPGLYATAHAGQVWALALCRGDANATSCSGCLAQGFQDLPSACAYSKEATMYYDTCFLHYSNLQLSASDDTAFSSAFYLPYSANATDEPARFDRVVAALLNATADYAAYNSSGSRPYASGVVSLDQEFPEMYSWAQCTPDLTRARCRDCLVSTIQAMGRPLYSVGARVLGIRCGIRYESRPFLDGPVTVRVEADSGAPAPAPTPPLTPAPAPAPALVPSAVTPLAAVGEGRKYSVPGMVLIIGLAALAAANLIAIFFIWRRRQRPAVQVKQPYPSRYSRETEDSESVDSMLMDISTLRAATGDFAENNKLGEGGFGAVYMVEETANHNHTGTLPDGEEIAVKRLSKGSTQGVDELMNELALVAKLKHKNLVRLVGVCLEQQERLLVYEFVPNRSLDQILFIDVEKKREQLDWGQRLRIIRGIARGLQYLHEDSQLKVVHRDLKASNVLLDVDMNPKISDFGLARLFERGQTQGITNRVIGTYGYMAPEYMMRGKYSVKSDVFSFGVMVLEIVTGRKNNDTTQSDDLLTMIWEHWTSGTVLERMDQSMDNSFSESDVMRCIQVGLLCVQENPVDRPVMSEVGMMLESDMVSLGPPSKPASGKGFGMTPTIRMSDGPQDQPIY
- the LOC125525066 gene encoding cysteine-rich receptor-like protein kinase 10 isoform X1, with amino-acid sequence MHLRLHSTHTIISTHTHRETGMAVMFVAIVALLVVAPRAAGYPWPVCGSTGSFAANDSTYLASINSMAATLPRNASTSPGLYATAHAGQVWALALCRGDANATSCSGCLAQGFQDLPSACAYSKEATMYYDTCFLHYSNLQLSASDDTAFSSAFYLPYSANATDEPARFDRVVAALLNATADYAAYNSSGSRPYASGVVSLDQEFPEMYSWAQCTPDLTRARCRDCLVSTIQAMGRPLYSVGARVLGIRCGIRYESRPFLDGPVTVRVEADSGAPAPAPTPPLTPAPAPAPALVPSAVTPLAAVGEGRKYSVPGMVLIIGLAALAAANLIAIFFIWRRRQRPAVQVKQPSDPSRYSRETEDSESVDSMLMDISTLRAATGDFAENNKLGEGGFGAVYMVEETANHNHTGTLPDGEEIAVKRLSKGSTQGVDELMNELALVAKLKHKNLVRLVGVCLEQQERLLVYEFVPNRSLDQILFIDVEKKREQLDWGQRLRIIRGIARGLQYLHEDSQLKVVHRDLKASNVLLDVDMNPKISDFGLARLFERGQTQGITNRVIGTYGYMAPEYMMRGKYSVKSDVFSFGVMVLEIVTGRKNNDTTQSDDLLTMIWEHWTSGTVLERMDQSMDNSFSESDVMRCIQVGLLCVQENPVDRPVMSEVGMMLESDMVSLGPPSKPASGKGFGMTPTIRMSDGPQDQPIY